Proteins encoded by one window of Gouania willdenowi chromosome 4, fGouWil2.1, whole genome shotgun sequence:
- the LOC114462238 gene encoding DNA repair and recombination protein RAD54-like, whose amino-acid sequence MSSLVHTQRRSQAPSQRAKRSQDEVDQDWTLRKEKRRKSENELQESHISQFRKPLTPTNNRPACSDGDKHEAFIRAIRSKPFKIPIPNYSGSLGIRALGLKRAGVRKSLHDPFAEDALVLYEPPALSAHEQIKAEKEKLPVHVVVDPVLGKVLRPHQREGVKFLWECVTGRRIPGSYGCIMADEMGLGKTLQCIALMWTPLRQSPDAKPEIDKAIVVSPSSLVRNWYNEVGKWLGARLSPVAIDGGSKDEIDRQLENFIAQHGLRVPTPILVISYETFHLHAEVLHCGKVGLVICDEGHRLKNSDNQTYQALNAMSAQRRVLISGTPIQNDLLEYFSLVHFVNAGILGTAHEFKKRFEHPILKGRDADASDGDRQRGEEKLKELISVVNRCLIRRTSDILSKYLPVKIEQVVCCRLTPLQAQLYKCFLKQAMQSLQEDRISVYSLSSITSLKKLCNHPALIYDKCVEGNEGFEGALDLFPSGYCPKAVEPQLSGKMLVLDYLLAMTRTTTSDKVVLVSNYTQTLDLFEKLCRSRRYQYVRLDGTMSIKKRAKIVERFNVQSNPEFIFMLSSKAGGCGLNLIGANRLVMFDPDWNPANDEQAMARVWRDGQKKTCYIYRLLSTGTIEEKILQRQAHKKALSSCVVDEEQDVERHFSLGELRELFTLNEDTASDTHDKFRCRRCVNGRQVQPPADGSDCTSNYSQWNHCFDRRGLRDQVLKASWDAAVSFVFHQRSHEDQKGLV is encoded by the exons ATGTCATCACTTGTCCACACACAGAGGAGGAGCCAAGCACCGAGTCAGCGGGCCAAACGCAGCCAGGACGAGGTGGACCAGGACTGGACACTCAGAAAA gagaaaagaagaaaaagtgagAATGAGCTGCAAGAAAGCCACATTTCTCAGTTCAGAAAGCCTCTGACTCCCACTAACAACCGACCGGCCTGTAGTGATGGAGATAAACAC GAGGCATTTATCCGAGCTATCCGCTCCAAGCCTTTCAAAATCCCCATTCCAAACTACTCAG GTTCACTGGGAATCAGGGCACTGGGTCTGAAACGTGCTGGAGTGAGGAAATCACTTCATGACCCTTTTGCAGAAGATGCTTTAGTTCTTTATGAGCCTCCAGCTCTGAGTGCTCACGAGCAGATAAAGGCTGAAAA AGAAAAACTACCAGTACATGTTGTTGTGGATCCAGTTTTAGGAAAAGTCCTCAGACCTCATCAGAGAGAG GGGGTGAAGTTCCTGTGGGAGTGTGTGACCGGCAGACGGATCCCCGGGTCTTACGGCTGCATCATGGCAGATGAGATGGGCCTGGGGAAGACGCTGCAGTGCATCGCCCTAATGTGGACCCCGCTACGTCAAAGCCCGGATGCTAAGCCGGAAATAGACAAAGCCATCGTCGTCTCGCCTTCCAGTCTTGTTCGTAACTGGTATAACGAAGTAGGGAAGTGGCTTGGAGCTCGCCTCTCACCAGTGGCCATCGATGGAGGATCAAAGGATGAGATAGACCGGCAACTAG AGAATTTCATTGCTCAGCATGGTTTGCGAGTACCAACCCCAATCCTCGTCATCTCATACGAGACTTTCCACCTGCACGCTGAGGTGCTGCACTGCGGCAAAGTGGGACTCGTCATCTGTGATGAG GGCCACCGTCTGAAAAACTCTGACAACCAGACGTACCAGGCTCTGAACGCCATGAGCGCTCAGAGGAGAGTGCTGATATCAGGGACTCCGATCCAGAACGACCTGCTGGAGTACTTCAGCTTAGTCCACTTTGTGAATGCTGGCATACTTG GCACAGCCCACGAGTTTAAAAAGCGCTTTGAACATCCCATCCTGAAGGGTCGGGATGCTGATGCCAGTGATGGAGACAGACAGCGAGGAGAGGAGAAACTCAAGGAGCTGATCAGCGTTGTCAACAG GTGTTTGATCAGGAGAACATCTGATATCCTCTCCAAGTATCTTCCTGTGAAGATCGAGCAGGTTGTGTGCTGCAG GCTGACTCCTCTACAGGCACAGCTCTACAAATGCTTCCTGAAGCAGGCCATGCAGTCCTTACAGGAGGACAGAATCAGTGTTTACTCTCTGTCCTCCATCACTTCACTGAAGAAACTCTGCAATC ACCCTGCTCTCATCTATGACAAATGTGTGGAAGGGAACGAAGGCTTCGAGGGAGCACTGGACCTGTTTCCTTCAGGCTACTGCCCTAAAGCTGTGGAACCGCAGCTTTCAG GAAAAATGCTGGTTCTGGACTACTTACTGGCCATGACGAGGACCACTACGAGTGACAAGGTGGTTCTTGTCTCCAACTACACGCAAACACTGGACCTGTTTGAGAAGCTGTGCAGATCTAGAAG ATACCAGTATGTTCGCCTGGACGGAACCATGTCCATCAAGAAAAGGGCCAAGATTGTTGAAAGGTTCAATGTTCAGTCT aaCCCAGAGTTCATCTTCATGCTGAGCAGTAAGGCTGGGGGGTGTGGCCTCAACCTGATTGGTGCAAATCGTCTGGTCATGTTTGATCCTGACTGGAACCCGGCCAACGACGAGCAGGCGATGGCTCGGGTATGGAGAGACGGTCAGAAGAAAACCTGCTACATCTACAGGCTCCTCTCT aCTGGGACCATTGAGGAGAAGATCCTGCAGAGACAGGCCCATAAGAAAGCGCTGAGCAGCTGTGTAGTGGATGAGGAACAGGACGTGGAGCGCCACTTCTCTCTGGGCGAGCTCCGAGAACTCTTCACTCTCAACGAAGACACTGCCAGCGACACACACGACAA GTTTCGCTGTCGTCGGTGTGTGAATGGCAGACAGGTCCAGCCTCCTGCTGATGGTTCAGACTGTACCAGTAACTATTCCCAGTGGAACCACTGCTTTGACAGGAGAGGCCTGAGGGACCAGGTGCTGAAGGCCTCCTGGGATGCAGCGGTCTCTTTTGTCTTCCACCAGCGTTCCCACGAAGACCAGAAAGGCCTAGTATAA